The following coding sequences lie in one Marinobacter antarcticus genomic window:
- the pdxJ gene encoding pyridoxine 5'-phosphate synthase, which yields MNPRVLLGVNIDHIATLREARGTRYPDPVQAALLAEEAGADGITIHPREDRRHIQDRDVLLLKQVLQTKMNLEMAVTDAMLDFAEQVRPECVCLVPEKREELTTEGGLDVEGQEGRVASACERLAKLGAEVSLFIDPDRAQIDAAVRCGAPVIELHTGEYAEAVGAEAEDAAFKVLVEAVTYARKKGLIVNAGHGLHYHNTERVAAIPGINELNIGHAIIARAVFCGLKEAVRDMKAILDRARGRA from the coding sequence ATGAATCCTAGAGTATTGCTTGGTGTCAATATTGACCATATTGCCACTTTACGTGAGGCCCGGGGGACCCGTTACCCTGACCCGGTTCAGGCTGCCCTGTTGGCGGAGGAAGCTGGCGCAGACGGCATAACGATCCACCCCAGAGAAGACCGGCGCCATATCCAGGATCGCGATGTATTGCTGCTGAAACAAGTGCTTCAGACGAAAATGAATCTTGAGATGGCGGTCACTGACGCCATGCTGGATTTTGCAGAGCAAGTCCGGCCTGAATGCGTTTGCCTGGTTCCCGAAAAGCGGGAAGAGTTGACGACCGAAGGCGGGCTTGATGTGGAAGGCCAGGAGGGTCGTGTGGCCAGTGCCTGCGAACGACTGGCCAAACTGGGCGCAGAAGTTTCTCTCTTTATTGATCCGGATCGCGCGCAGATTGATGCAGCGGTGCGCTGTGGTGCTCCGGTTATCGAGCTCCATACCGGAGAGTATGCTGAGGCTGTGGGCGCAGAAGCGGAAGACGCGGCATTCAAGGTCCTGGTTGAAGCGGTTACTTACGCTCGCAAAAAGGGGCTGATTGTAAATGCAGGCCATGGCCTGCATTATCACAATACTGAGCGGGTTGCCGCTATTCCTGGTATTAATGAACTTAATATTGGCCACGCGATTATTGCCAGAGCGGTATTTTGCGGCCTTAAAGAAGCGGTCCGGGATATGAAGGCGATCCTTGATCGGGCGCGTGGAAGAGCCTGA
- a CDS encoding ATP-binding protein, translated as MRRWGIRKKVLVVTLVPTLITTLMLGLFFTHSWVTNIESLLRDRGESLSRQLAAGSEYGLFTANRGLLTSLSNALLEEQDVRSITFFDSDRTRLLHTGPGSSDNLDIEKLASSQASRITHNASTRFVTPVFLQDLMIQNMLDPDARQSAARQRAPLGWVAVEMSHIRTEKETYKALLISLLLVLGGVILSLLIALRLSRAFTGPIFELNEAVAKLKEGKLETRVNTGAGPEFEQLESGLNAMAEELSKAQAEMQQNIDQATEDLRETLETIEIQNIELDLARKEALEASRIKSEFLANMSHEIRTPLNGIIGFTELLLKSSLPRQQKDHLSTIRKSSEILLTIINDILDFSKIEAGKLILDRVPFQLRDIVEEVMVMLAPAAHSKNLDLVPLVYNDVPDNIMGDPLRVKQVITNLVNNAIKFTQTGEVVLRVSLEDEDKENNRVTLRLSITDSGVGLSRVQQQSLFNAFSQADASTARQYGGTGLGLAISKRLVEEMGGKIGLQSELGKGSTFWFTLTPELSSSGETSAPRDALRGERVIYLEHQKTCGLAVEHLLRQWGMTVHRAASPGAMQEQIEEAQKNQSGYAAAIIGITRHLLNSSQYCGLVRILEIERDCRTLLLTPTLEIHDTPLSELVSGHLSKPVCREALYDELLLLVHGINTSGRGMSRQEHPAHLLPAPANMPRVLAVDDNEANLKLVMTLLQDYRIDAEGASSGFEALSKARQKSFDLVFMDLQMPGMDGVEATSRLREMDNSNHRTMIIALTAHALADEQERLIRQGFDGYLPKPISSGQLAETIRECTGYDCRNAGHADRFPVPEIRDTRRALRPSTRKMQRDCVSVAESIQLAAGKADLAEELFSMLLEQLPADLNQIERFWGKQDLVSLLECVHKLHGATRYCGVPELRSAANRLETALKCSAPDTELQKNQLASAMERLQIWSERTDWQQLFRKHYQRAETS; from the coding sequence ATGCGACGTTGGGGCATTCGCAAAAAAGTGCTGGTGGTAACTCTGGTTCCCACCCTTATCACCACATTGATGCTGGGACTGTTTTTTACCCACAGCTGGGTTACCAATATTGAAAGCCTGCTGAGGGATCGTGGTGAGTCGCTTTCACGCCAGCTTGCCGCCGGCTCGGAATACGGCCTGTTTACCGCCAATCGCGGCCTGTTGACCAGCCTTTCCAATGCGCTTCTGGAAGAACAGGATGTCCGCTCCATAACCTTCTTTGATAGTGACCGCACCCGCTTGCTGCACACTGGACCGGGCAGCTCTGACAATCTTGATATCGAAAAACTGGCAAGCTCACAGGCAAGCCGTATTACCCACAACGCCAGTACCCGATTCGTCACACCGGTTTTTCTTCAGGACCTGATGATCCAGAACATGCTCGACCCGGATGCGCGCCAGTCCGCTGCCCGACAGAGAGCGCCCCTGGGCTGGGTTGCTGTGGAGATGTCTCATATCCGCACCGAAAAGGAGACCTATAAGGCCCTGCTGATCTCGCTTTTGCTCGTGCTCGGCGGCGTTATTTTGAGTCTCTTGATAGCGCTGCGTTTAAGCCGGGCTTTCACCGGTCCGATATTCGAGCTGAACGAAGCGGTGGCAAAGCTCAAGGAAGGCAAGCTTGAAACCCGTGTTAACACTGGAGCCGGCCCGGAATTTGAACAGCTGGAATCCGGCCTCAACGCCATGGCGGAGGAACTGAGCAAAGCGCAGGCAGAAATGCAGCAGAACATTGATCAGGCTACCGAGGACCTTCGCGAAACCCTGGAGACCATCGAGATCCAGAACATCGAACTGGATCTCGCCCGCAAGGAGGCTCTGGAGGCCAGCCGGATAAAATCCGAGTTTCTGGCCAATATGTCCCATGAAATCCGGACTCCGCTCAATGGCATTATCGGTTTTACCGAATTACTCCTCAAAAGCTCCCTGCCCCGCCAGCAAAAAGACCACCTGAGCACGATACGCAAGTCCTCAGAGATTCTCCTGACCATCATCAACGATATTCTGGATTTCTCGAAGATTGAGGCCGGCAAACTGATCCTCGATCGCGTTCCTTTTCAGCTCAGGGATATTGTAGAAGAGGTCATGGTCATGCTGGCCCCGGCCGCCCACAGTAAAAATCTTGATCTTGTGCCTCTGGTTTATAATGACGTTCCGGATAACATCATGGGCGACCCCCTACGGGTCAAACAGGTAATTACCAATCTGGTCAACAATGCCATCAAGTTTACCCAGACCGGTGAGGTGGTACTGCGTGTCAGCCTTGAAGATGAGGACAAGGAAAACAATCGGGTTACCCTTCGCCTGAGTATTACCGATTCCGGTGTGGGGCTGTCCCGGGTTCAGCAGCAATCGCTGTTCAATGCATTCAGTCAGGCTGATGCATCAACGGCCAGGCAGTACGGCGGTACCGGCCTTGGCCTCGCCATTTCCAAGCGCCTGGTTGAAGAAATGGGGGGCAAGATCGGACTGCAGAGTGAGCTGGGAAAAGGCTCCACTTTCTGGTTTACCCTGACACCGGAACTTTCCTCAAGCGGCGAGACGAGTGCGCCCCGGGACGCTCTTCGAGGTGAGCGGGTTATTTATCTGGAGCACCAGAAAACCTGTGGCCTTGCTGTCGAGCACCTTTTGCGGCAATGGGGGATGACGGTTCATCGCGCCGCATCCCCTGGTGCCATGCAGGAGCAGATCGAGGAAGCCCAGAAGAACCAGTCAGGGTATGCCGCAGCTATTATCGGAATTACCCGGCACTTGCTTAACTCAAGCCAGTACTGCGGGCTGGTGCGGATCCTGGAGATTGAACGCGACTGCCGAACGCTGTTGCTGACACCAACCCTGGAAATCCACGACACACCTCTGTCAGAGCTGGTAAGCGGCCACCTGTCCAAGCCGGTATGTCGTGAAGCACTTTATGATGAACTGCTTCTTCTGGTACACGGTATAAACACCTCCGGGCGAGGTATGTCGCGCCAGGAACATCCGGCCCACCTACTACCCGCTCCCGCCAATATGCCCAGAGTACTGGCCGTGGACGATAACGAAGCCAATCTAAAACTGGTGATGACCCTGCTGCAGGATTACCGGATAGACGCGGAAGGCGCATCAAGCGGCTTTGAGGCCTTGAGCAAAGCCCGGCAAAAGTCTTTTGATCTGGTTTTCATGGATCTTCAGATGCCGGGCATGGACGGCGTGGAAGCCACCTCACGCCTTCGTGAGATGGACAACAGCAACCACAGAACAATGATCATCGCCCTCACGGCGCATGCACTGGCCGACGAGCAGGAGCGACTGATCAGGCAGGGGTTCGATGGCTATCTGCCCAAGCCCATCAGCAGCGGACAGCTTGCAGAAACCATACGGGAGTGCACGGGGTATGATTGCCGAAATGCCGGCCATGCTGACCGATTTCCAGTACCGGAAATCCGCGATACAAGACGTGCATTAAGACCCTCCACGCGCAAAATGCAGCGGGACTGTGTGAGCGTGGCTGAGAGCATCCAACTGGCAGCTGGCAAGGCAGATCTGGCAGAAGAGTTGTTCAGTATGTTGCTGGAGCAACTGCCTGCTGATCTGAACCAGATTGAACGGTTCTGGGGTAAGCAAGACCTGGTAAGTCTGCTGGAATGCGTGCACAAACTTCACGGTGCAACACGTTACTGCGGGGTTCCGGAGCTGCGCTCAGCTGCAAATCGCCTGGAAACAGCGCTCAAATGTTCAGCGCCGGACACGGAGCTACAGAAGAATCAGTTAGCCTCCGCCATGGAGCGGTTGCAGATCTGGAGCGAGCGAACCGACTGGCAGCAATTGTTTCGGAAACACTATCAGCGGGCTGAGACCAGCTGA
- the cysM gene encoding cysteine synthase CysM, with product MHFPTIEDYVGHTPLVRLQRLPGNTSNVILAKLEGNNPAGSVKDRPAMGMIQEAECRGEIRPGDTLIEATSGNTGIALAMAAAIKGYRMVLIMPANMSEERRASMRAYGAEIITVSSEEGMEVARDRALKMQADGKGTVLDQFSNQDNPLSHYRTTGPEIWAQTEGGVTHFVSSMGTTGTIMGVSRYLKERNPDISIIGLQPKEGASIPGIRRWPEAYLPSIYDATRVDQVLDIGQQEAEDTMRALAVQEGIFCGVSSGGSVAAALQLSQQVENAIIVAIICDRGDRYLSTGVFPGA from the coding sequence ATGCATTTTCCCACAATTGAAGATTATGTCGGGCATACGCCCTTGGTTCGGTTGCAGCGCCTTCCAGGCAATACCAGCAATGTCATCTTGGCAAAGCTTGAGGGCAATAACCCGGCGGGATCTGTAAAGGATCGGCCAGCCATGGGGATGATTCAGGAAGCCGAGTGCCGCGGTGAAATCCGGCCAGGCGATACGCTGATTGAGGCAACCAGTGGCAATACCGGTATTGCTCTGGCCATGGCCGCGGCGATCAAGGGTTACCGCATGGTGCTCATCATGCCGGCAAACATGAGTGAAGAACGTCGGGCATCCATGAGAGCCTACGGCGCCGAGATTATTACGGTCAGCAGTGAAGAGGGCATGGAAGTGGCCCGGGACAGGGCTCTAAAAATGCAAGCTGACGGCAAGGGTACGGTACTTGATCAGTTCAGTAACCAGGATAACCCGTTGTCTCACTACCGAACCACGGGGCCGGAAATCTGGGCGCAGACCGAAGGCGGGGTCACCCACTTTGTCAGCTCCATGGGGACCACGGGCACTATTATGGGCGTTTCCCGGTACCTCAAGGAGCGCAACCCCGATATCAGCATCATTGGGCTGCAGCCAAAAGAAGGGGCGTCTATACCTGGTATCCGCCGCTGGCCGGAAGCCTACCTTCCCAGCATATACGATGCGACCCGCGTTGATCAGGTGCTTGACATCGGCCAGCAGGAAGCCGAGGACACCATGCGCGCGCTGGCAGTGCAGGAAGGAATCTTCTGCGGTGTATCATCCGGCGGATCTGTTGCAGCGGCGCTTCAGCTGTCACAGCAGGTTGAAAATGCCATTATCGTGGCTATCATCTGTGACCGCGGCGACCGCTACTTATCGACCGGCGTATTCCCCGGCGCCTGA
- the rlmD gene encoding 23S rRNA (uracil(1939)-C(5))-methyltransferase RlmD, giving the protein MSRRRRKVLPTEPVRCDVETLSHDGRGIARQDGKILFVDGALPGEKVMAKVVSTRSKFDELRTLEVLEAAPDRQTPPCEFADLCGGCSLQHMSSDTQVRFKENTLREQFAHFGGIEPEEWVAPLRPNSTLGYRRKARMGVRYVKARESVLVGFREKRNSFLTDIDRCVVLDPRIGERILPLRDMLHGLDAYASIPQVEVACGDDTAAMVFRNMDDLSSGDREKLIAFGQAHDLHIYLQPKGPDTVHRIWPESAGRDDERLSYRLDAFDLTMKFHPMDFTQVNADINKVMVNRAVEWLDVQPGERVLDLFCGLGNFTLPLARKGAEVIGVEGDDAMVIRGRENAKLNGLGNVSFHGADLHGDFTGQSWAKEGFDKILIDPPRSGAEEICKYLTAFGARSIVYVSCNPATLARDAGVMARNGYRLVRAGVMDMFPHTTHVESIALFERDS; this is encoded by the coding sequence ATGAGCAGACGACGCAGGAAGGTACTTCCTACGGAACCCGTGCGCTGTGATGTGGAAACCCTTAGCCATGATGGCCGCGGCATAGCTCGTCAGGATGGCAAAATCCTTTTTGTGGATGGCGCATTGCCGGGCGAAAAGGTTATGGCCAAGGTGGTGTCCACCCGAAGTAAGTTTGATGAACTGCGCACGCTTGAGGTGCTGGAGGCCGCACCCGATCGACAGACGCCTCCCTGCGAGTTCGCAGATCTTTGTGGTGGCTGTAGCCTTCAGCACATGAGTAGCGATACTCAGGTCCGGTTCAAGGAAAACACGCTGCGCGAGCAGTTTGCTCATTTTGGTGGCATAGAGCCTGAAGAGTGGGTTGCGCCATTGCGCCCGAACAGCACTCTGGGATACCGCCGCAAGGCACGCATGGGCGTGCGCTATGTTAAGGCGCGGGAATCAGTGCTGGTAGGTTTCCGGGAGAAACGTAACAGTTTTCTCACGGATATCGACCGTTGTGTGGTGCTGGATCCAAGGATTGGTGAGCGCATTCTCCCGCTGCGAGATATGCTGCACGGCCTGGATGCCTATGCCAGTATCCCCCAAGTGGAAGTTGCCTGTGGCGATGATACTGCGGCGATGGTTTTCCGCAACATGGACGACCTGAGCAGTGGCGACCGGGAAAAGTTGATTGCCTTTGGCCAGGCCCACGATCTGCACATCTATCTGCAGCCCAAGGGCCCAGATACCGTTCACCGTATCTGGCCGGAATCAGCGGGCCGGGATGATGAACGCCTCAGTTACCGGCTTGATGCGTTCGATCTGACCATGAAATTTCATCCCATGGACTTTACCCAAGTCAATGCAGACATCAACAAGGTCATGGTAAACAGGGCCGTGGAATGGCTGGATGTGCAGCCTGGTGAGCGGGTCCTGGACCTGTTTTGCGGGCTGGGCAACTTTACACTGCCTCTTGCACGCAAGGGCGCTGAGGTCATTGGGGTGGAAGGCGATGATGCCATGGTCATCCGGGGCCGCGAGAATGCGAAACTGAACGGGCTTGGGAATGTGTCGTTCCATGGTGCGGACCTGCACGGTGATTTTACCGGCCAGAGCTGGGCGAAAGAGGGCTTTGATAAAATCCTTATCGACCCGCCGCGCTCCGGGGCGGAGGAAATCTGCAAATACCTGACTGCGTTCGGTGCCCGGAGCATCGTATATGTGTCCTGCAACCCCGCCACTCTGGCCCGGGATGCGGGTGTGATGGCCCGTAACGGGTACCGACTGGTGCGTGCTGGTGTGATGGATATGTTTCCTCACACCACGCATGTGGAGTCTATTGCGTTGTTTGAGCGGGACTCGTAG